TTTTTCATTGGCCAACATTTACCTTGCTATCCTCATAGTAGTGCCAGCAGTGATCTTTTATGCGCCAATAGCAATCGGAATAGTAGCATTAGTTTTTGGCCTAATTGGTGGATTACTAGGAATACTTTCGAAGTAATTTTAACCTCTCAATTTTTTTTCTTATATCTATCCTGAATTTTTTTTATTTTTACGATTAGCCAGTGGAATAGATTATTTATTATTGTTATGCACAAATAAAATTTAAGCGCGCACTACAGCAACATGTGGAGGAAAAACAAAAACCTTAGATTTAAGCCTTCAAGTACTCTTTACTTAAATTTCCCTTTTATTATAATAGATTAACCTAGAAGTTAAGTTTGGAGGTGAGTGGAGAACCATGAAATTATTCATTCAAGCACCGATCGGCCCTCAAACCGGTCTTGCAGAAATCGAAGTAATTCCAGATCACACAATAGGTGAAGTTAAGCAACAGGTTTGCAGCTCATTTGGAATCGATCAAACTACTGTTGCCTTAATGTATGGTGGCGTAGTATTGGATGAGAGTATGACAATAACTTCAGCAGGAATACCTGAGAGTGCTCAACTTGCTCTGATGCCACATAATATTATTGGCGGGAACATATGAACATTCAATTATTATATAAAGAGAAATCTTTTCTTAACCATCAGTTTCCAACAATTACTGCAATAAATGATCCACCATCTGTTTTTGAGGGTATGATTAGATGCGAAAAAGGCGAAGTCAAAAATCTTGCCCAAGATAAAATATGGCCTTTTACAGAATATATCGATTGGCACCGCTTTAGACTGGAACTTCCAAAAGAATATCCACTCAAGCCCCCTGTCATTACTTGGCTAACGGATATATCGCATCCAAATATAGTTACAAATATTCCTGGTGCAGTTTGTGCTTCAATAATTGGCGAAGCATGGAGACCAAACCTTAGGTTGGTATCTGTAGTAAATGCTTTGTATTATCTCCTTTCAGACCCAAATCCACTTAATGTTTTTGATGACCCTAAATGTTTAAAGTCTGCAGAGATCTGCAGAAAATATGGATTTCCCAAAAGTTCAGCAGGTAAAAAACAAGAAGAATCTGAAAAATTAGTTAGATTTAATATAATTCCAGTACCTGAACCCACTCATATTGAAAAACCTAATGATACAATTCATTTTACCGTTCTTGGTAGAGAGAATGAGAGTAAATTTCCCAATCGTTAATCCATTAATCTTGTTTTATTCAACGCAAGTGAGAGAGACTAATGAAGATAAAAGCATCAATTCCTTCGTTTAAAGAGTGCGAGTTAAGAATTTCTAAAAATGCTAAAACTAGTAAGTTAAAAAATGACATATGTAAGAAATTTGGTATAGAAAAGGAGCTAACCAAGCTTCTTTTCAATGGGAAAGTATTAAATGAAGAAAAGAAAGTTGGGGAATTATTATCAGAATCAGATCAAATAATTGTCGATTATATCTGGGCAAGGCAATTAATTCTATGGGGCATTGAAGGACAAAAAGAAATTAGAAACTCTACAATTTTTATTGCCGGTGCAGGAGCCCTTGGAAACGAAGTAGTAAAAAACCTAGCGATGTTAGGAATCAGGAGGTTAATTATAGTTGATAATGATGTGGTCGAATTATCAAATACTAATAGAATGATTTTTTTCGACAAGGAGGATGTAGGTAAATCAAAAGCCAAGGTTCTTGCTAAGAAAATCAACAAAAAGTTTCCCTTTGTGGAAGTCTGGGCAGCTGATAAAACACTTGAAGATGTACCTGTAGGCTACTATCTAAAATCGAATCTTATTATTAGTTGTCTTGATAATTTACTAACACGAATGCATCTAACAATTATTTCTAGAAAATATAGCATTCCAATCATCGATGGTGGTATATCGGGCTACCAAGCTAGAGTGCAAACCTATTTGCCGCCAAATGATCCATGTTTTATATGTCCATTCTCAATTGAGAATTATGGGCAGTTTATAGGTTTAAGAAATGCGTGCGATGGACCTATTGAAGAAGTGAAAATTCCTTCTTTTCCAACAACAATATCATTGACGTCATCCCTTCAATCGCAAGAAGCTATGAAATTGTTGCTTGGTTATAAGAATTATAAGGAAAAAGGAGTTTGGTCAAAAAAAACTGGTAAGCCACTAAAAGGAGTTTGGGTAGCTGATTTAGATCATAATAAATATTCAATAATTGATTTAAAAAAGAATAGCGGTTGTTTTATTTGTGGAAAGAATGGATTGGTTAAAGAGCCGATCCCAATTCATGAATTCAGAATAAAAGAATTGAAGAACTCATCAAAGAAGCTATTTGAACGAATAAAGATTATATCAGGAAGTAAAATAGATAAAATATCATTTGTAGATTCCTTTGGAGAATTGAAGGAAATTAAAAGCGAAAGGAAATTGAGCGATTATCAATTAGATAAAGGTGAACGTCTTCATGCTATTTTTGAACAAGAAGAAGATTATAAAGAAATGATCATCAAAATCATTTAGTGGAAGCATGTCCTATATTGATTAAGTGCTCTGATTGCGGAAAGAAAAATACAAAAAAATCAAAATTTTGTTATAACTGTGGGAGTTCATTGGAGTCT
This Candidatus Bathyarchaeota archaeon DNA region includes the following protein-coding sequences:
- a CDS encoding ubiquitin-like protein — protein: MKLFIQAPIGPQTGLAEIEVIPDHTIGEVKQQVCSSFGIDQTTVALMYGGVVLDESMTITSAGIPESAQLALMPHNIIGGNI
- a CDS encoding ubiquitin-conjugating enzyme E2; this translates as MNIQLLYKEKSFLNHQFPTITAINDPPSVFEGMIRCEKGEVKNLAQDKIWPFTEYIDWHRFRLELPKEYPLKPPVITWLTDISHPNIVTNIPGAVCASIIGEAWRPNLRLVSVVNALYYLLSDPNPLNVFDDPKCLKSAEICRKYGFPKSSAGKKQEESEKLVRFNIIPVPEPTHIEKPNDTIHFTVLGRENESKFPNR
- a CDS encoding ThiF family adenylyltransferase, which translates into the protein MKIKASIPSFKECELRISKNAKTSKLKNDICKKFGIEKELTKLLFNGKVLNEEKKVGELLSESDQIIVDYIWARQLILWGIEGQKEIRNSTIFIAGAGALGNEVVKNLAMLGIRRLIIVDNDVVELSNTNRMIFFDKEDVGKSKAKVLAKKINKKFPFVEVWAADKTLEDVPVGYYLKSNLIISCLDNLLTRMHLTIISRKYSIPIIDGGISGYQARVQTYLPPNDPCFICPFSIENYGQFIGLRNACDGPIEEVKIPSFPTTISLTSSLQSQEAMKLLLGYKNYKEKGVWSKKTGKPLKGVWVADLDHNKYSIIDLKKNSGCFICGKNGLVKEPIPIHEFRIKELKNSSKKLFERIKIISGSKIDKISFVDSFGELKEIKSERKLSDYQLDKGERLHAIFEQEEDYKEMIIKII